The Neodiprion fabricii isolate iyNeoFabr1 chromosome 4, iyNeoFabr1.1, whole genome shotgun sequence genome window below encodes:
- the LOC124180500 gene encoding dedicator of cytokinesis protein 3 isoform X3, with protein MWTPTKTTKYGVALYNWRGDTRYGLPLEIGETVQILEECAGWFRGFTTKNRTVRGIFPSSYVQLKACKIENEGLFESVIPLEDPVVREVTLVLREWGGIWKRLYVERETYKFNTLRKVMRELLEWRRQLLGGTLTSDQTRELKLRIINKVDWGNRKLGLDLVPRQGSHMVDPDTMSVIELYHVHVQSAENSQGASARGTLRRKEHKKVLTHHLYFSMRDFGHTIGEDVEIYFSLYDARHSQYLSERFLVRISKEGFSNYVEKLHSNCTIFTDLGNADLSKDLYMVAHVMRCGRMLYSDSGKNKACSTVYRRPHGVAVLCLAEATQDHSEESEMTFKVYQGEEKEFHQLHEQIIRNNKCSPLTGQPNYGIVASLRVLHGELSQVREEHPLLFKNICLTKKLGFSDVIMPGDVRNDLYLKLERGEFERGGKSTAKNIEVTILMLDAEGQPLEGCLFGAAGMDASSEYQSLIIYHYNSPSWAETIRLAIPIDKFYGSHVRLEFRHCSTREKNDKKLFGFAFVRLMEPGGATLQDGQHELYIYKCEDRAKLDTLSYLSLPSSAREPNSPGTPPFTRSHKEAVFVHSLLCSTKLTQNVDLLSLLQWKEHPERISEALGRVLRLGGEELVKFLQDILDALFSMFHTEDGNSTAHSGLVFQVLVSIFSLLEDPKFEHFKPVMDAYISGHFAAALVYKGLLSSVQHCADWSRLLFSRATAGQYEDSFKRDLYCVFAALNKMLSISSDVVLLSQVALLLSISAVFEQLVAVLPVLEVARLTCQMLDSLPREPPPELMRSKLTAIKNIVTSQLFQDDESRNLLLTTICRHLRVHLARREELRACTDILGELLSFLYKRAHDTNKVNNCIHHDVETLCLSTLDILIQTILIVIDSSCPNLGCLVGCLIGLLQLLDEYHYSRLWEELTHGGERKPLKDFLLRVFLVFRDLVRQEIFPPDWLVIRMQANNIILRSLQELAQPLAFRFLHGSFDSQLWSTYFNLAVAYLTQPSLQLEQFSEVKREKVVEKYGDMRVLMGFQILSMWSHLGERKLDFIPGMVGPFLEVTLVPESELRKATLHIFFDMMECEQRARGSFKSVESELIDKLDILISENKGDDEYRQLFNTMEHLSAVLLDRVQSEDPTWKDSGTAFITSVTRLLERLLDYRSVIQGDENRDKRMSCTVNLLNFYKNEFNRKEMYLRYIYKLHDLHLAAENYTEAGFTMKLYADQLGWGATTLPPDHAHPQQPEWQRKELLYHQIIHYFDRGKCWEKGIPLCKELAVLYESRLYDYAKLSHILRTQARFLDNILTQLRPEPEYFRVGFYGLSFPLFVRNKLFIYRGLEYERIGAFTQRLQTEFPSAQILMKNSPPDETIISSEGQFIQICNVKPIPEEGSLGYGMTEVPERIVAFYLVNDVRKFTFDRPLHRGPVDRENEFKSLWIERTLLTTEAKLPGILRWFEVIEKRTELLAPVQFACETMQSVERELRKLVAQYTAEPHRNINPFSMRLQGIIDANVMGGITKYEEAFLTSEFSRQNPDAIPHVNRLRSLILDQMSVLESGLLLHGQLAPAGVQPLHKRLIERFTQLKQGLGPLARQRTIHQDSIINSPLPPLPTNEKQRPATLETAGSRISHTDSEGQMEDEGFYTRVDGAPPPIPQREVRPRSVGYGTTPPRPTHQRSLSKPISPKLPLRHSLPTPTDGSDQTNMRNSWSEPGPEPAPPLPPRGCTPDKRESNTSSIGPPAPPKRLTHKRTSEWNTEDDTEQQSDPNDLRDSGISTASLSDFQSHLTNLNNLSYEDFEPRARCNDVMNISPPTVINALNVSLTNFSNSTFQSSHTFQSSFQEISPPPIPPKAHQDTPSAPSTLERVTSRSQISGHTENYTVPKLQTLSVASDTESSV; from the exons AAAACTCGGCTTGGACCTTGTGCCTCGGCAAGGATCACATATGGTAGATCCCGATACGATGTCTGTCATCGAATTATACCACGTG cATGTACAAAGCGCGGAAAATTCTCAAGGTGCATCAGCGCGCGGTACGCTACGGCGCAAGGAACACAAGAAAGTTTTGACTCATCACTTGTACTTCAGTATGCGAGATTTTGGCCACACAATCGGGGAGGATGttgaaatttacttttcaCTATACGACGCAAGGCACTCTCAGTACCTGAGCGAAAGATTTTTAGTCAGAATATCTAAGGAAGGTTTTTCCAActatgttgaaaaattgcacaGCAACTGTACAATTTTTACCGATCTCGGTAACGCCGATTTGAGCAAAGATTTGTACATGGTTGCCCACGTAATGAGATGCGGACGAATGCTTTACTCGGATTCAGGAAAAAATAAGGCATGCAGCACCGTTTATCGGAGGCCACACGGAGTCGCTGTTTTGTGTTTGGCTGAAGCCACGCAGGATCACAGCGAAGAATCGGAAATGACTTTTAAG GTATATCAGGGCGAAGAAAAGGAATTTCATCAATTGCACGAGCAAATAATTCGAAACAACAAATGTTCCCCCTTAACGGGACAGCCAAATTATGGCATCGTGGCATCTCTGCGTGTTTTGCATGGAGAGTTGTCTCAGGTTCGAGAAGAGCATCCcttgttatttaaaaatatttgcttgACGAAGAAGCTCGGATTTTCAGACGTTATTATGCCGGGTGATGTGCGCAACGatttgtatttaaaattgGAAAGGGGGGAGTTTGAGCGTGGCGGGAAATCTACTGCTAAAAATATAGAG GTCACCATATTAATGCTGGACGCGGAAGGTCAGCCCTTGGAAGGTTGTTTATTCGGAGCAGCTGGCATGGACGCGAGTTCGGAATACCAAAGTCTAATTATCTATCACTACAACAGTCCATCATGGGCTGAAACAATCCGGCTTGCAATTCCAATCGATAAATTTTACGGATCTCACGTACGCTTAGAATTCAGACACTGTTCCA CCCGTGAAAAGAACGACAAGAAGTTGTTTGGATTTGCGTTTGTTCGTTTGATGGAGCCGGGTGGAGCCACGCTGCAAGATGGTCAGCATGAACTCTACATCTACAAGTGCGAAGATCGTGCCAAGTTGGACACTCTCAGTTATCTGTCATTGCCAAGTAGCGCTCGAGAACCTAATTCTCCAG GCACACCGCCGTTCACGAGATCGCACAAAGAGGCTGTATTCGTGCACTCTTTACTCTGCAGTACAAAACTAACACAAAATGTTGACCTACTAAGTCTTCTACAGTGGAAAGAGCATCCAGAAAGAATATCCGAAGCCCTAGGACGAGTGTTGAGATTAGGGGGTGAGGAGTTGGTTAAATTTCTTCAAGATATACTGGACGCGTTGTTTTCCATGTTTCATACAGAAGATGGGAACTCGACCGCTCACTCCGGCTTGGTATTTCAAGTCCTTGTTTCAATATTCAGTCTACTAGAGGATCCAAAATTCGAGCACTTCAAACCCGTCATGGATGCCTACATATCAGGTCATTTTGCAGCCGCTTTAGTTTATAAAGGGCTATTGAGCAGTGTGCAGCACTGCGCTGACTGG AGCCGTTTGCTGTTCTCCAGAGCAACCGCGGGTCAATACGAAGACAGCTTCAAGCGAGATTTATACTGTGTGTTTGCGGCGCTGAATAAAATGCTGAGTATATCATCTGACGTTGTACTTTTGTCGCAAGTGGCATTGCTTCTCTCAATTTCGGCAGTGTTCGAACAGCTTGTTGCCGTTTTACCGGTCCTAGAAGTGGCCAGACTAACATGCCAAATGCTTGATTCGCTGCCGCGAGAACCCCCTCCAGAGTTAATGCGGTCTAAGCTCACAgccataaaaaatattgtcacaTCTCAGCTCTTCCAAGACGATGAGAgcagaaatttattattgaccaCAATTTGCAGACATCTAAGGGTACACTTAGCCAGAAGAGAAGAGCTCAGAGCTTGTACGGACATTTTAGGGGAACTTCTCAGCTTCCTCTATAAACGAGCACATGATACAAACAAAGTTAACAATTGCATACACCATGACGTTGAGACTCTGTGTCTTTCGACATTGGATATCTTGATTCAAACGATATTGATCGTGATCGATTCTAGCTGTCCCAACTTGGGATGTCTTGTCGGTTGTTTAATCGGTCTTCTTCAGCTCCTTGATGAGTATCACTATTCAAGACTGTGGGAAGAGTTGACCCACGGCGGTGAGCGAAAACCATTGAAAGATTTCCTTTTAAGAGTGTTTCTAGTCTTCAGAGACCTGGTCAGACAAGAAATATTCCCTCCTGATTGGTTAGTGATCAGAATGCAAGCAAATAACATCATTTTGAGGTCGCTGCAAGAGCTGGCGCAACCGTTGGCCTTCAGATTTTTACACGGTAGCTTTGACTCTCAACTCTGGTCGACCTATTTCAATTTGGCTGTGGCCTATTTGACTCAACCTTCCCTTCAGTTGGAACAATTCTCTGAAGTGAAGAGGGAAAAGGTTGTTGAAAAGTATGGTGACATGAGAGTTTTAATGGGATTTCAAATACTATCCATGTGGTCGCATTTGGGTGAACGAAAATTGGACTTTATTCCTGGAATGGTGGGACCGTTTCTAGAAGTTACTCTAGTGCCAGAGAGCGAGCTGAGAAAAGCAactttacatatatttttcgatatgaTGGAATGCGAACAACGCGCTAGAGGCAGTTTTAAATCTGTTGAATCAGAATTAATCGATAAACTCGACATTCTAATCAGCGAGAACAAAGGTGACGACGAATATCGACAGTTATTTAATACCAT GGAGCACCTCAGTGCCGT attGCTGGATAGAGTTCAATCAGAAGATCCAACGTGGAAAGATAGTGGTACAGCATTTATCACCTCTGTAACACGCTTGCTAGAAAGATTGCTAGATTACAGAAGCGTTATTCAAGGCGATGAGAACAGAGATAAGCGAATGTCTTGCACTGTGAATTTGTTG AACTTTTACAAAAACGAGTTCAATCGAAAAGAAATGTATCTACGCTACATTTATAAACTTCACGACTTGCATCTGGCAGCTGAAAACTATACAGAAGCTGGCTTCACAATGAAATTATACGCCGATCAGCTAGGATGGGGAGCAACAACATTACCACCTGATCACGCACATCCTCAGCAGCCAGAATGGCAAAGGAAAGAATTGCTCTATCATCagataattcattatttcgaTAGAGGCAAATGTTGGGAGAAAGGAATACCTTTGTGCAAAGAATTGGCTGTGTTGTACGAATCGAGATTATACGATTATGCTAAGCTTAGTCACATATTAAGAACCCAGGCAAGATTCTTGGATAATATTCTTACGCAACTGAGACCAGAGCCAGAGTACTTTAGAGTAGGCTTCTATGGACTAAGCTTTCCGCTATTCGTCAGG aacaaattattcatttatcgaGGTCTGGAGTACGAGAGGATTGGAGCTTTTACTCAACGATTGCAAACGGAATTTCCAAGCGCACAAATTCTGATGAAGAATTCACCACCCGACGAAACTATTATTTCTTCTGAGGGCCAAT TTATTCAAATCTGCAATGTCAAGCCGATACCAGAGGAGGGAAGCCTGGGTTACGGTATGACGGAAGTCCCTGAGAGAATAGTGGCATTTTACTTGGTGAACGACGTTCGAAAATTCACATTCGATCGTCCCCTGCATCGAGGTCCAGTTGACAGGGAAAACGAGTTCAAATCTTTATGGATCGAACGGACATTGCTAACGACAGAAGCAAAACTTCCTGGCATACTTAGATGGTTTGAagtgatagaaaaaagaacgGAGCTTCTCGCTCCGGTACAATTTGCCTGCGAGACAATGCAATCTGTGGAACGTGAATTGCGAAAACTTGTTGCACAGTATACAGCAGAACCCCATAGAAATATCAATCCGTTTAGCATGAGGCTACAGGGAATAATTGATGCCAATGTTATGGGTGGTATAACGAAATACGAGGAAGCATTTTTAACATCAGAATTCTCGAGGCAAAACCCGGACGCTATTCCTCATGTAAACCGTCTAAGAAGTTTGATTCTCGATCAAATGAGCGTTCTGGAATCAGGTCTACTTTTGCACGGGCAACTTGCTCCTGCCGGTGTACAACCCTTGCATAAAAGACTGATCGAGAGGTTTACTCAATTAAAACAAGGTTTGGGACCTTTGGCAAGGCAGAGAACGATCCACCAAGACAGCATCATCAA TTCGCCATTACCGCCATTGCCGACAAATGAAAAGCAGCGTCCTGCTACTCTGGAAACAGCTGGTTCCAGAATATCTCATACGGACAGTGAAGGGCAGATGGAGGACGAAGGATTTTACACCAGAGTTGACGGTGCTCCACCTCCGATTCCGCAAAGAGAAGTGAGACCGCGTTCTGTGGGCTATGGAACCACTCCGCCAAGACCGACCCATCAAAGATCTCTGAGTAAACccatcagcccaaagttaccCTTGAGACATTCTTTGCCAACACCAACAGATGGAAGTGATCAGACTAATATGAGGAACTCCTGGAGTGAACCAGGACCTGAACCAGCTCCACCGTTGCCACCCAGAGGTTGCA CTCCTGATAAGAGAGAATCGAATACAAGTTCCATCGGTCCACCTGCTCCACCCAAGCGTCTTACGCACAAACGTACATCGGAATGGAATACAGAGGACGATACGGAACAGCAGAGTGACCCTAATGACCTGAGAGATAGCGGTATTTCAACAGCTAGCCTTTCGGACTTCCAATCTCACCTAACAAATCTGAATAACTTAAGCTACGAGGATTTTGAGCCCAGGGCAAGGTGCAATGATGTTATGAACATTTCTCCACCTACTGTGATAAACGCTCTGAACGTTTCACTaactaatttttctaataGCACATTCCAAAGCTCGCATACTTTTCAAAGTAGCTTCCAAGAG ataagTCCACCGCCTATACCTCCTAAAGCACATCAAGACACTCCTTCAGCCCCGTCAACTTTGGAAAGGGTCACAAGTCGTTCCCAGATATCTGGCCATACCGAAAACTACACAGTACCCAAGTTGCAAACACTTTCTGTAGCTTCTGATACAGAGAGTAGCGTTTAG
- the LOC124180500 gene encoding dedicator of cytokinesis protein 3 isoform X2 yields the protein MWTPTKTTKYGVALYNWRGDTRYGLPLEIGETVQILEECAGWFRGFTTKNRTVRGIFPSSYVQLKACKIENEGLFESVIPLEDPVVREVTLVLREWGGIWKRLYVERETYKFNTLRKVMRELLEWRRQLLGGTLTSDQTRELKLRIINKVDWGNRKLGLDLVPRQGSHMVDPDTMSVIELYHVHVQSAENSQGASARGTLRRKEHKKVLTHHLYFSMRDFGHTIGEDVEIYFSLYDARHSQYLSERFLVRISKEGFSNYVEKLHSNCTIFTDLGNADLSKDLYMVAHVMRCGRMLYSDSGKNKACSTVYRRPHGVAVLCLAEATQDHSEESEMTFKVYQGEEKEFHQLHEQIIRNNKCSPLTGQPNYGIVASLRVLHGELSQVREEHPLLFKNICLTKKLGFSDVIMPGDVRNDLYLKLERGEFERGGKSTAKNIEVTILMLDAEGQPLEGCLFGAAGMDASSEYQSLIIYHYNSPSWAETIRLAIPIDKFYGSHVRLEFRHCSTREKNDKKLFGFAFVRLMEPGGATLQDGQHELYIYKCEDRAKLDTLSYLSLPSSAREPNSPGTPPFTRSHKEAVFVHSLLCSTKLTQNVDLLSLLQWKEHPERISEALGRVLRLGGEELVKFLQDILDALFSMFHTEDGNSTAHSGLVFQVLVSIFSLLEDPKFEHFKPVMDAYISGHFAAALVYKGLLSSVQHCADWVTAAEKQEPIMKCFRSLEYIFKFIIQSRLLFSRATAGQYEDSFKRDLYCVFAALNKMLSISSDVVLLSQVALLLSISAVFEQLVAVLPVLEVARLTCQMLDSLPREPPPELMRSKLTAIKNIVTSQLFQDDESRNLLLTTICRHLRVHLARREELRACTDILGELLSFLYKRAHDTNKVNNCIHHDVETLCLSTLDILIQTILIVIDSSCPNLGCLVGCLIGLLQLLDEYHYSRLWEELTHGGERKPLKDFLLRVFLVFRDLVRQEIFPPDWLVIRMQANNIILRSLQELAQPLAFRFLHGSFDSQLWSTYFNLAVAYLTQPSLQLEQFSEVKREKVVEKYGDMRVLMGFQILSMWSHLGERKLDFIPGMVGPFLEVTLVPESELRKATLHIFFDMMECEQRARGSFKSVESELIDKLDILISENKGDDEYRQLFNTILLDRVQSEDPTWKDSGTAFITSVTRLLERLLDYRSVIQGDENRDKRMSCTVNLLNFYKNEFNRKEMYLRYIYKLHDLHLAAENYTEAGFTMKLYADQLGWGATTLPPDHAHPQQPEWQRKELLYHQIIHYFDRGKCWEKGIPLCKELAVLYESRLYDYAKLSHILRTQARFLDNILTQLRPEPEYFRVGFYGLSFPLFVRNKLFIYRGLEYERIGAFTQRLQTEFPSAQILMKNSPPDETIISSEGQFIQICNVKPIPEEGSLGYGMTEVPERIVAFYLVNDVRKFTFDRPLHRGPVDRENEFKSLWIERTLLTTEAKLPGILRWFEVIEKRTELLAPVQFACETMQSVERELRKLVAQYTAEPHRNINPFSMRLQGIIDANVMGGITKYEEAFLTSEFSRQNPDAIPHVNRLRSLILDQMSVLESGLLLHGQLAPAGVQPLHKRLIERFTQLKQGLGPLARQRTIHQDSIINSPLPPLPTNEKQRPATLETAGSRISHTDSEGQMEDEGFYTRVDGAPPPIPQREVRPRSVGYGTTPPRPTHQRSLSKPISPKLPLRHSLPTPTDGSDQTNMRNSWSEPGPEPAPPLPPRGCTPDKRESNTSSIGPPAPPKRLTHKRTSEWNTEDDTEQQSDPNDLRDSGISTASLSDFQSHLTNLNNLSYEDFEPRARCNDVMNISPPTVINALNVSLTNFSNSTFQSSHTFQSSFQEISPPPIPPKAHQDTPSAPSTLERVTSRSQISGHTENYTVPKLQTLSVASDTESSV from the exons AAAACTCGGCTTGGACCTTGTGCCTCGGCAAGGATCACATATGGTAGATCCCGATACGATGTCTGTCATCGAATTATACCACGTG cATGTACAAAGCGCGGAAAATTCTCAAGGTGCATCAGCGCGCGGTACGCTACGGCGCAAGGAACACAAGAAAGTTTTGACTCATCACTTGTACTTCAGTATGCGAGATTTTGGCCACACAATCGGGGAGGATGttgaaatttacttttcaCTATACGACGCAAGGCACTCTCAGTACCTGAGCGAAAGATTTTTAGTCAGAATATCTAAGGAAGGTTTTTCCAActatgttgaaaaattgcacaGCAACTGTACAATTTTTACCGATCTCGGTAACGCCGATTTGAGCAAAGATTTGTACATGGTTGCCCACGTAATGAGATGCGGACGAATGCTTTACTCGGATTCAGGAAAAAATAAGGCATGCAGCACCGTTTATCGGAGGCCACACGGAGTCGCTGTTTTGTGTTTGGCTGAAGCCACGCAGGATCACAGCGAAGAATCGGAAATGACTTTTAAG GTATATCAGGGCGAAGAAAAGGAATTTCATCAATTGCACGAGCAAATAATTCGAAACAACAAATGTTCCCCCTTAACGGGACAGCCAAATTATGGCATCGTGGCATCTCTGCGTGTTTTGCATGGAGAGTTGTCTCAGGTTCGAGAAGAGCATCCcttgttatttaaaaatatttgcttgACGAAGAAGCTCGGATTTTCAGACGTTATTATGCCGGGTGATGTGCGCAACGatttgtatttaaaattgGAAAGGGGGGAGTTTGAGCGTGGCGGGAAATCTACTGCTAAAAATATAGAG GTCACCATATTAATGCTGGACGCGGAAGGTCAGCCCTTGGAAGGTTGTTTATTCGGAGCAGCTGGCATGGACGCGAGTTCGGAATACCAAAGTCTAATTATCTATCACTACAACAGTCCATCATGGGCTGAAACAATCCGGCTTGCAATTCCAATCGATAAATTTTACGGATCTCACGTACGCTTAGAATTCAGACACTGTTCCA CCCGTGAAAAGAACGACAAGAAGTTGTTTGGATTTGCGTTTGTTCGTTTGATGGAGCCGGGTGGAGCCACGCTGCAAGATGGTCAGCATGAACTCTACATCTACAAGTGCGAAGATCGTGCCAAGTTGGACACTCTCAGTTATCTGTCATTGCCAAGTAGCGCTCGAGAACCTAATTCTCCAG GCACACCGCCGTTCACGAGATCGCACAAAGAGGCTGTATTCGTGCACTCTTTACTCTGCAGTACAAAACTAACACAAAATGTTGACCTACTAAGTCTTCTACAGTGGAAAGAGCATCCAGAAAGAATATCCGAAGCCCTAGGACGAGTGTTGAGATTAGGGGGTGAGGAGTTGGTTAAATTTCTTCAAGATATACTGGACGCGTTGTTTTCCATGTTTCATACAGAAGATGGGAACTCGACCGCTCACTCCGGCTTGGTATTTCAAGTCCTTGTTTCAATATTCAGTCTACTAGAGGATCCAAAATTCGAGCACTTCAAACCCGTCATGGATGCCTACATATCAGGTCATTTTGCAGCCGCTTTAGTTTATAAAGGGCTATTGAGCAGTGTGCAGCACTGCGCTGACTGGGTAACTGCTGCTGAGAAGCAAGAACCGATTATGAAGTGTTTTAGATCTCTGGAAtacatattcaaatttattatccaGAGCCGTTTGCTGTTCTCCAGAGCAACCGCGGGTCAATACGAAGACAGCTTCAAGCGAGATTTATACTGTGTGTTTGCGGCGCTGAATAAAATGCTGAGTATATCATCTGACGTTGTACTTTTGTCGCAAGTGGCATTGCTTCTCTCAATTTCGGCAGTGTTCGAACAGCTTGTTGCCGTTTTACCGGTCCTAGAAGTGGCCAGACTAACATGCCAAATGCTTGATTCGCTGCCGCGAGAACCCCCTCCAGAGTTAATGCGGTCTAAGCTCACAgccataaaaaatattgtcacaTCTCAGCTCTTCCAAGACGATGAGAgcagaaatttattattgaccaCAATTTGCAGACATCTAAGGGTACACTTAGCCAGAAGAGAAGAGCTCAGAGCTTGTACGGACATTTTAGGGGAACTTCTCAGCTTCCTCTATAAACGAGCACATGATACAAACAAAGTTAACAATTGCATACACCATGACGTTGAGACTCTGTGTCTTTCGACATTGGATATCTTGATTCAAACGATATTGATCGTGATCGATTCTAGCTGTCCCAACTTGGGATGTCTTGTCGGTTGTTTAATCGGTCTTCTTCAGCTCCTTGATGAGTATCACTATTCAAGACTGTGGGAAGAGTTGACCCACGGCGGTGAGCGAAAACCATTGAAAGATTTCCTTTTAAGAGTGTTTCTAGTCTTCAGAGACCTGGTCAGACAAGAAATATTCCCTCCTGATTGGTTAGTGATCAGAATGCAAGCAAATAACATCATTTTGAGGTCGCTGCAAGAGCTGGCGCAACCGTTGGCCTTCAGATTTTTACACGGTAGCTTTGACTCTCAACTCTGGTCGACCTATTTCAATTTGGCTGTGGCCTATTTGACTCAACCTTCCCTTCAGTTGGAACAATTCTCTGAAGTGAAGAGGGAAAAGGTTGTTGAAAAGTATGGTGACATGAGAGTTTTAATGGGATTTCAAATACTATCCATGTGGTCGCATTTGGGTGAACGAAAATTGGACTTTATTCCTGGAATGGTGGGACCGTTTCTAGAAGTTACTCTAGTGCCAGAGAGCGAGCTGAGAAAAGCAactttacatatatttttcgatatgaTGGAATGCGAACAACGCGCTAGAGGCAGTTTTAAATCTGTTGAATCAGAATTAATCGATAAACTCGACATTCTAATCAGCGAGAACAAAGGTGACGACGAATATCGACAGTTATTTAATACCAT attGCTGGATAGAGTTCAATCAGAAGATCCAACGTGGAAAGATAGTGGTACAGCATTTATCACCTCTGTAACACGCTTGCTAGAAAGATTGCTAGATTACAGAAGCGTTATTCAAGGCGATGAGAACAGAGATAAGCGAATGTCTTGCACTGTGAATTTGTTG AACTTTTACAAAAACGAGTTCAATCGAAAAGAAATGTATCTACGCTACATTTATAAACTTCACGACTTGCATCTGGCAGCTGAAAACTATACAGAAGCTGGCTTCACAATGAAATTATACGCCGATCAGCTAGGATGGGGAGCAACAACATTACCACCTGATCACGCACATCCTCAGCAGCCAGAATGGCAAAGGAAAGAATTGCTCTATCATCagataattcattatttcgaTAGAGGCAAATGTTGGGAGAAAGGAATACCTTTGTGCAAAGAATTGGCTGTGTTGTACGAATCGAGATTATACGATTATGCTAAGCTTAGTCACATATTAAGAACCCAGGCAAGATTCTTGGATAATATTCTTACGCAACTGAGACCAGAGCCAGAGTACTTTAGAGTAGGCTTCTATGGACTAAGCTTTCCGCTATTCGTCAGG aacaaattattcatttatcgaGGTCTGGAGTACGAGAGGATTGGAGCTTTTACTCAACGATTGCAAACGGAATTTCCAAGCGCACAAATTCTGATGAAGAATTCACCACCCGACGAAACTATTATTTCTTCTGAGGGCCAAT TTATTCAAATCTGCAATGTCAAGCCGATACCAGAGGAGGGAAGCCTGGGTTACGGTATGACGGAAGTCCCTGAGAGAATAGTGGCATTTTACTTGGTGAACGACGTTCGAAAATTCACATTCGATCGTCCCCTGCATCGAGGTCCAGTTGACAGGGAAAACGAGTTCAAATCTTTATGGATCGAACGGACATTGCTAACGACAGAAGCAAAACTTCCTGGCATACTTAGATGGTTTGAagtgatagaaaaaagaacgGAGCTTCTCGCTCCGGTACAATTTGCCTGCGAGACAATGCAATCTGTGGAACGTGAATTGCGAAAACTTGTTGCACAGTATACAGCAGAACCCCATAGAAATATCAATCCGTTTAGCATGAGGCTACAGGGAATAATTGATGCCAATGTTATGGGTGGTATAACGAAATACGAGGAAGCATTTTTAACATCAGAATTCTCGAGGCAAAACCCGGACGCTATTCCTCATGTAAACCGTCTAAGAAGTTTGATTCTCGATCAAATGAGCGTTCTGGAATCAGGTCTACTTTTGCACGGGCAACTTGCTCCTGCCGGTGTACAACCCTTGCATAAAAGACTGATCGAGAGGTTTACTCAATTAAAACAAGGTTTGGGACCTTTGGCAAGGCAGAGAACGATCCACCAAGACAGCATCATCAA TTCGCCATTACCGCCATTGCCGACAAATGAAAAGCAGCGTCCTGCTACTCTGGAAACAGCTGGTTCCAGAATATCTCATACGGACAGTGAAGGGCAGATGGAGGACGAAGGATTTTACACCAGAGTTGACGGTGCTCCACCTCCGATTCCGCAAAGAGAAGTGAGACCGCGTTCTGTGGGCTATGGAACCACTCCGCCAAGACCGACCCATCAAAGATCTCTGAGTAAACccatcagcccaaagttaccCTTGAGACATTCTTTGCCAACACCAACAGATGGAAGTGATCAGACTAATATGAGGAACTCCTGGAGTGAACCAGGACCTGAACCAGCTCCACCGTTGCCACCCAGAGGTTGCA CTCCTGATAAGAGAGAATCGAATACAAGTTCCATCGGTCCACCTGCTCCACCCAAGCGTCTTACGCACAAACGTACATCGGAATGGAATACAGAGGACGATACGGAACAGCAGAGTGACCCTAATGACCTGAGAGATAGCGGTATTTCAACAGCTAGCCTTTCGGACTTCCAATCTCACCTAACAAATCTGAATAACTTAAGCTACGAGGATTTTGAGCCCAGGGCAAGGTGCAATGATGTTATGAACATTTCTCCACCTACTGTGATAAACGCTCTGAACGTTTCACTaactaatttttctaataGCACATTCCAAAGCTCGCATACTTTTCAAAGTAGCTTCCAAGAG ataagTCCACCGCCTATACCTCCTAAAGCACATCAAGACACTCCTTCAGCCCCGTCAACTTTGGAAAGGGTCACAAGTCGTTCCCAGATATCTGGCCATACCGAAAACTACACAGTACCCAAGTTGCAAACACTTTCTGTAGCTTCTGATACAGAGAGTAGCGTTTAG